Below is a window of Streptomyces genisteinicus DNA.
GGCGAGCGCGACGCCGGTCGCGCCCATCGCGGCCTGCGTGGCGAGGAGCAGCCGCCGCTTCGGGAGGCGGTCCGCCAGCACGCCGCCGTACAGGCCGAACAGGAGCATGGGGAGGAACTGGAGCGCGATGGTGATGCCGACGGCGGAGGCCGAGCCGGTGAGGCTCAGGACCAGCCAGTCCTGGGCGATGCGCTGCATCCAGGTGCCGGTGTTGGAGACCACCTGTCCGATCGCGAAGAGCCGGTAGTTCCGGACCCTCAGCGAGCTGAACATGGTCTGCTTGACGGGGGTGGGGTCGATGGCGGTCGGTGCGGGGGCGGAGTCTGCTCCGGATCCCGTACTCAAAAGGGTCGCCTCCTCGGCGTGGGCGGTTACTGCAGGTGGGCGAGCTTCTCCAGAACGGGGGCGGCGGCGCGCAGGGTTGCCCACTCGTCGTCGTCGAGTCCTTCGGCGAGGCCGGTCAGCCAGGCGTTCCGCTTGCGGCGGCTCTCCTCCAGCATGGCCTCGGCCTGCTCGGTCTGGCTGACGACCTTCTGCCGTCGGTCGTCGGGATGCGGCTCCAGCGTGACGAGTCCCTTGGCTTCCAGCAGGGCGACGATGCGGGTCATCGACGGCGGCTGGACGTGCTCCTTGCGGGCCAGCTCGCCGGGGGTGGCGGAGCCGCACCGGGCGAGCGTGCCGAGGACGGACATCTCCGTCGGGCTGAGCGACTCGTCGACGCGCTGGTGCTTGAGTCGCCTGCCCAGCCGCATGACGGCGGAGCGGAGGGCGTTCACGGCTGCGACGTCGGCGTCAGTACCGTGGGACAGGTCAGGCATGTCCTTAGCGTAACTCATTACCCTGGCTAAATACCAGCCGGGATGCCGGC
It encodes the following:
- a CDS encoding MarR family winged helix-turn-helix transcriptional regulator, whose amino-acid sequence is MPDLSHGTDADVAAVNALRSAVMRLGRRLKHQRVDESLSPTEMSVLGTLARCGSATPGELARKEHVQPPSMTRIVALLEAKGLVTLEPHPDDRRQKVVSQTEQAEAMLEESRRKRNAWLTGLAEGLDDDEWATLRAAAPVLEKLAHLQ